The proteins below are encoded in one region of Sporosarcina sp. FSL K6-1508:
- a CDS encoding MFS transporter: protein MAVKSNNFALYVLMFNMFITMSGIGLIIPIMPEYLGTFGVAGQALGFLIAMFSFSQFIFSPIAGDLSDKHGRKKLIIIGLVIFGLSQLAFGLSTELWMLYASRFFSGLGSAFLVPPMMAFVADITTYEERGRGMGLLGASMSLGFMIGPAIGGFLSKVSLTFPFYIATAAALTAAVISIFTLPNPAPRSAVEPGSEKKRENLFKQMKRSAKTPYFVMLIVMFVFSFGLANFQSTISLYVDHKYGYTPSQIAVIITVGGFVGVIAQTFVINKLFNRFGEMRVILVNLIIAAFAMIGIVFVNSFFMILFVATIFFTATSLLRPAVNTLVSKLAGEEQGFAAGMMTAYMSLGNMVGPALAGVLFDINIIFPYIIGTIILLICFVIASYWAKRSGDLLSDL from the coding sequence TTGGCAGTCAAGTCTAATAATTTTGCTTTATACGTTTTAATGTTCAATATGTTTATCACCATGTCAGGTATCGGTCTCATTATTCCAATTATGCCAGAATACTTAGGTACCTTTGGTGTTGCTGGTCAAGCGCTCGGCTTTTTGATTGCGATGTTCTCATTTTCACAATTTATCTTCTCCCCGATTGCCGGTGATTTATCTGATAAGCATGGTCGGAAAAAGCTGATTATTATAGGATTAGTAATTTTCGGCCTCTCGCAACTTGCATTCGGATTATCCACTGAATTATGGATGCTTTATGCATCACGGTTCTTCTCTGGGCTAGGCTCAGCATTCCTCGTACCGCCGATGATGGCATTCGTTGCCGATATCACAACGTACGAAGAACGAGGCAGAGGAATGGGTCTCCTTGGTGCTTCAATGTCGTTAGGATTTATGATTGGACCTGCAATTGGTGGCTTCCTTTCAAAAGTCAGTTTAACATTCCCTTTTTATATCGCGACAGCAGCTGCTCTAACTGCAGCGGTTATATCCATTTTCACTTTACCTAACCCGGCACCCCGTAGCGCGGTAGAACCTGGCAGTGAGAAAAAACGGGAAAACTTGTTCAAACAGATGAAACGATCGGCAAAAACCCCTTACTTCGTCATGTTGATTGTCATGTTTGTCTTTTCATTTGGTCTGGCAAACTTCCAATCTACAATCTCACTTTACGTAGATCATAAATACGGATACACCCCTTCTCAAATCGCTGTTATCATTACAGTTGGCGGCTTTGTTGGAGTTATTGCACAGACGTTTGTTATCAATAAACTGTTCAATCGCTTCGGGGAAATGCGGGTTATTCTTGTCAATCTTATTATCGCGGCTTTCGCAATGATTGGTATTGTATTCGTCAATTCGTTCTTTATGATTCTTTTTGTTGCAACGATTTTCTTCACAGCAACATCCTTGTTGCGGCCCGCCGTCAACACACTCGTTTCAAAACTTGCAGGCGAAGAACAAGGTTTTGCAGCGGGCATGATGACTGCCTACATGTCGCTTGGAAACATGGTTGGCCCTGCTCTAGCCGGCGTCCTATTCGATATCAATATTATTTTTCCATACATCATTGGCACCATCATCCTACTTATCTGTTTTGTCATTGCATCTTATTGGGCGAAACGAAGCGGAGATTTGCTATCAGATCTATGA